AAAGCCGCACAGAGGCTAACGGGatggattgcagccttaggccgatttaTTTCGAGATCGTCAGATCGAattcacaaatttttctctctactcaaaaagaagaacgatttcacttggaccccggaatgctaACAGGAATTAGAGGaattaaaacgatatctatcgagcccaccactacttcatactccaaaaatagatgaaaaactttgcttgtacttggcagtatcaaaaatcgcagtaagcggtgtcctagttcgagaagagcaaggtacgcaatttcccgtttattatataagtaggaccttaggagaagcaaaaactagatatccgcacctagaaaaattggcacttgcactgataagcgcctctaaaaagttaagaccgtactttcaatatcaccacatatgcgtattaaccacttagccgcttcgtaatattttgcacaagcctgaACTATTAGGCCGATTGaccaaatgggtcgtcgaactcagtgggtatgatatcgaatatcaaccccgtacggccatcaagtctcaaattttagcagacttcgtggccgatttcacgccaaccctcgtacccgaagtcagAAAAGAACTGTtattgaaatcgggtacatcgtcagggtatggaccctttttacggacggagCTTCGAACGTGAAgaggtccgggctaggcatcgttttaaagccacccgtggataacattattaggcaatctatcaaaactaccaggttgactaacaatgaggccgagtctgaggccatgattacaggtctcgagctagctaaaagcttgggagcagaagtcattgaagccaagtgtgactctttgctggtggtaaatcaagtgaacaaaaccttcgaagttcgagaagatagaatgcaaaggtatttggacaaactacaggtcactttgcaccatttcaaaaaatggactttacaacatgttccacgagagcaaaacagtAAGGTTGatgcacttgcgaatttgggatcatcggtcgaagaAGGTGAGTTAAGCTCGAGGACTGTCATTcgactctcgagatccgtgatcgaagaaggtcatgccgagataaattctacgagcttaacctaggattggagaaataagtatattgaatacttaaagaatggaaagctcccatcggaccctaaagatttgAGGGCCCTatgaaccaaagctgctcgattcacgttaaCTACAGTTGAAACGCTATACCGAAGgatattcgatggaccattggcagtatgcttaggtacATGAGACACCAattacatcctacgtgaggtgcATGAGGGCACTTatgggaatcactccggtgctGATTtgttagtccaaaaaataatcagggcaggatattattggatcgatatgggcaaagatgcaaaggagtttgttcggaaatgtgacaaatgtcaaagatttgcaccaatgatccatcaaccaggAGATCAACTTCACTCAGtattatccccatggccatttatgaaatggggaatggatatcatcggccctctgccatcgaccccaggtaaagctaaatttattttatttatgactgactatttctctaaatgggttgaagcacaggctttcgtaaaagtgagagagaaagaggttatagactttatctgggatcatatcgtatgtcgattcgggatacccgccgaaatagtgtgtgacaatggaaaacagtttgtcggcagcaaagtgacgaaattcctcgaagaccaaaaaataaagaggatattatcaacaccatatcaccccagtgggaacggacaggccgaatcaacaaacaaaactatcattcaaaacctaaagaagaggctgaacaacgctaaaggaaaatggagagaaatcctactcgacggcatatcgaacaacatcaaaatctagtacgggggcgaccccattctccttagtatatggatctgaagccttgattccaatcgaagtcggggaacccagtgacAGGTTTTGgtatacaacagaagagtcaaataacgaggctatgaacactaaccacgaattatcggatgaaaagcgagaagctgctctcgtccaattggccgcccaaaagcaacgaatcgaaagatactataatcgaaggaCACATCTTTGTCATTTTAAacccggggacttagtgctaaggaaagtcaccctcagtacccgaaatccaaatgaaggaaaactaggaccaaacTGGGAAGGACTGTATCAGGTTCTCAAAAACGtcggaaagggatcatacaagctcggtaTTACAAATGACAAACAACTATCAAGGAATTGGAATGTGTCACACCTAAAATaatactactgttaaggtactAACCCCTGCAGGAGTCTCGATCAGAAGTTaggatggatccttcaatacgaagccCTAGATCTGAAAGCTTAGAccagttttatcccaaatgggtttttcggcaagatttttaatgaggcaaccaatgatcgtgcTGTACTTGGAAACAATTCGATAGTATCCGAGGCCTccttacaatcgacctcgaatactgggggcattagccctcgaatatatcaagttctgatgcaagaaagATATTTCgtaacaacagggttccaataagaaaagttgtaagagccaaatggtcaaaacgaaccatgctcatgtagttggcccgagccctgacgcaaaacataAACACGTGTAAAAGGAAAGTTCTcctctttaccgatatcttatatccaagaaatatTCCTCTACTttcaagatttattatgcaaacaagaTTAAGATAAATCTTCGAGCtcgagtaagcactcactcgaccattatgcctatgggatacattactttgagttcgaaacattcactcgactactaagcgtaCGGGccacttttattttgagttcgagcaagcactcatcCAACCATTACACATAtaggctacattactttgagtttgaaacattcactcgactaccaagcctacgggccactTTTATTTccagttcgagcaagcactcactcgactattacgcctatgggctacattactttgctTTTGAAATATTCACTCCACTACTAAGCGTATGGTccacttttatttcgagttcgagcaagcactcactcgaaaTTACGCCTATggactacattacttcgagttcgaaacattcactcgactaccaAGCCTATGGGccacttttatttcgagttcgagcaagcactcactcgaccattacgcctatgggctacactacttcgaattcgaaatattcactcgactactaagcctatggggcACTTTtctttcgagttcgagcaagcactcactcgaaaATTAcacctatgggctacattacttcgagttcgaaacattcgctcaactactaagcctacgggccatttttatttcgagttcaagaaagcactcactcgaccattacgcctatgggctacattacttcgagtttgaattgTTCACTCAATTACTAAGCATACaggctatttttattttgagttcgagcaagcaatCACTCGATCATTATGCCTGCGGGCTATATtccttcgagttcgaatcactgacttaactaataagcctaagggctacatcacttcaagtttGAGTAAGCCTATGTTCAAAAAATCACTCAACTCGACTACTAAGCATATGAGCTACCTTATTTCAAAgcgctcactcggttataaaggctacgaagtccaaatttgattaagttgcttaaatccttgtgaaaatattcataaGGCGTGAATAAAATATTCACAAGACAGGAAACAAAAtagaagcaagtcggcaaaaagggatattatttataaaaaattgtttacatgattgattacaacaTAAAAATTAAGGACTAAGCTTCCTGGTTATCCTCGAGAGCGGTCCCTTCTCTATCGGGCTCCCCCCCATTCTCGGATCCACTcttactcccatcatcatcatcattgtcatcatcatcgtcatcagaaaccaaggcttcagcaacggcttcgagttctttagccctttttatctcttcaacgaggttgaaacctcgagcatggattttctcgagggtctcccttcgaggtcggcacttagcaagttcagcgacccaatgtgctcgagtatcggcggtctcgactgcctctcttgcttggacctgggcAGCTTCAGTATCGGCCtgatagacggccacgagtgcatctgcatcggcctttgccttttcggcgtcagattcggccttggcaagttcagaggccaaccgagcctcgagctcctctattcttcttgcttggaCCAAGTTTTTCTCCTTCattttttgaagttggttttcggccgataacaattgggctcgagcagtttctttctctGTAGCAAAGCGGTCCATTCCTTCTTTCCAATTCAAAGACTCCGCTCTTATCACATCGACTTCTTCACGGAGTATTCCgatcatctcgattttttgctgcagctgtgagaccgaaaaattagccatcgttccggtatcaagcccataggcttttaaaagcaTTATTAATGCTCGGATAGATcgatctgatcttggtgagcccgGGCCAACTCAGCttggaggtcttttatttcctctccccTTTGGCCCAAGAGACGTTTTAAggagttcctctcctccgtaACCCGTTGAAGCTCGGCCTCGTATCGACGTAGCTCGATTCGGGATCGAGAACATGATTCTGAATAAACTACTGCAGcctacaaagaaagaagaaacaaagtcagaaaagaaaagcaaacttaAAGGTAACGCCATATAATTTAAcgcttacctgattcaaagcctgctgcactccgtgaaaaagatctgatgCGTCGCTTGTATCAGCAGTGTCTTCGACGCCAATAAACGGGTCACAAAAATGATCCTATCCATCATGAGGCCTATCTAATttgagggcccccaaagcttgggcttcccgaatcgcccctgcGAAAAAAGCAGGGAAGGTGGGTGAGTCTTCGATTGCTACTGCCCCAAATGAATCACCTGGGTTATTCTCTTCGGTTCGAAAAGATTCGGGAAGAGCCTCTTCAGACATATTCCCCATCCGTCGGCTTCGATGGGAAACATCTTCGATCTCCAGCAACTAGGGGACTCTGCCCGAATCTCTCTccgatatatcctcagttcgaggcggagccttacGAACCACCATCGACCCAGCTGCCTGTGGAACGTCGGTGGTCTTCTTTGTTCGGGCTGCCAGCGCAGACCCatcattctcttcttcttcttcttcatccctcagatgcagaactgattctacggtcaaaggaatagaattcttgttcggcttacgagccgtcctcttcttcggtttttgATCCTCGAGGACGGGGGCTCTTTTCctattattatctttcaccggctttgggacagaggccgaagcctcttcctcgacgGATGAGGGCCTCAAAACCACATCTTTGCCCACACCTGCATACGGAAAATTTTATTGAAGTGTGTGAAAAGAATCTTATTCGAATTACCAAAAGATACGAGATAGGTGCTTactgtgatttttggcctcccatcggccctttgacaagtcaagccatgagcgctcggcgtatgagGAGGTCGAAACCAGAtcacgtacccagttcttgagatcggacACTAcgccgggcatccagggaaccgctgcatcacaaaaTGGAAATATTTGTaagaaaacaaatgaaagaacaaaataataggagataacagcagaattacacttacgcttcatattccactcctcggaAAAAGGCATCTTTTCGGTTGGAattaggtccgaagtccttattcGAACGAACTTGCCCATCCAGCCCTGATCTTTatcctcgtctatactcgagaacagagCATTGGTAGCTcgacgttggagttttattaaccctcctcaaaAAAGGCGAGAACGGTATAATCGgacaagatgatcgagggtgcaaggcatcccctcgattttactTACAAAACATcagatcaaaataacgatcctccaaaaggaaggatatatctggcctagggttattaggTACTTACGATAAAAATCTATGATAATagggtcgaggggacctaacgtgaaagggtaagtatacacgctTAAAAGCTCTCCcacgtgagtagtaatatcctTTTCAGGAGATGGCACTAccacttctttgttctcccagttaCAATCTTTTTTTATCCGCTCGATGTGCTCCCGGGTTATCgaacaaatatatctcgatacAGGCTCACATCAGCCAGGAACCGGTGAACCTTTATCGAGTTTGAAATTAGAGATAAGAACACACGCCGCCGGAATGCACTCCTCAGGACGAGGATCCACCGGTATTTTGTCGGTGGCAGATTGGGAAGAataagctttttctttttgggggacggtttttgatgtcttcaccattttggatttaaaaaaggtgacaaagatttggtaatTTGGAAGAAGAATTTTGCAAAGAAGAATCAGAAATTTGTGAATAAACTCAGAGAATATGAAAAAgaacttgggaaatttggaagattgaatatgtaaaagtgataaatgatAAAAGGAAGGATTATTTATAGGTTAAAGcaatggcggttcagtatcagcgatggccgaccaccgtctggcATGCATTAAATAacttgaaagactaaatcgacggGACAACTATCACTTGCGTCATGGTCGAGCCCAATGTAAACGTTAGCTTATAATCCGACCAAGCCGTtgagaaatcatatcgtttctcaccacattcttcctgagaaacgaggggactatctgtatacggtcgaaatagatttcgaccttcgtacgattgatcgagttcgaaacatAATGGATAGAAGTAAGACTttgagatgggttccgaagatggaacaaacaagcttcgagcccgagggaccgatcaatgtcgagctcgatatcattatcaagctcgaatccaaatcgaactatgatgcaaagtaaagttatcgagcttatgatccagagaccgaccaatattgaccccgaatcaattcaaggatccgagtcagaatcgagcttgagtcaagatcgagagctcgagtcaagaccgaaaactcgagtcaatatcgagctcatagacaagagccgttgcaatcccactagaggagagaatcttggcaggaattgtgaaaaaactgatttatctaattatatctaaagtaagattcctctactataaaggggatgGTTATTATTTGTGTAAGGACCAAGTTTTTACTTACGTTGTAATTCAAGTACCATATTGTTCCATATTCAAGAATTGTTCATGTAAGCTTCATTAATTGGTCCATTGTGCtgagtcctaaaaatcatcttctttcctaCCTTGTTTATATCGCATTCTTTACAATCTATATTCGATATTTTTTATTTATCCCTACggtttgtatcaagttatatcatatatccttagaactacgtacaaatttaactctatccatttttcggataAACACGGGATATGTTGTCATTGCGTGGATTTTTCTTAAAGGAACTTgtgaaaaaatatttgtttttcctATTTATGCAACATTCAGAACATCTGACGGATTCTCCGATGCTATTAGTACTAATTAGCGGCCCATAGTTTCTGTGTAAACAATCAAGCAATATCAAAACCaactttttctgtttttcttttgaCGTACAAAAACAACCTTAAGTTGAAGATCTCTAGAGAATCTATCACGAAAATTTCCctattttttaaaaactatttgaCATTTTAGAAAACTAAGAAGTATTTGTtaagttttctttttaaaaaagaaatcacCCTTAATAGTGTTTTAGACaattattcttgttattaaacCTATGAAGTATTAACTTTTACTTGCCATTAAAATCTTCATagttttgaatattttaatacTACTTGATCTGTTTTTTTCTCtaaattttcaaaacttagatTCAGCTCCTCTAAATTTCGAACGATAAACGAACGTACAAGTGAAGTGGAACAATACATGAAAATCCTTATGGATGTCAAATATGTAATGATGacacttttatttttaaagtgcAAATAAAACCGCACCATGGCTCCAAAAGCATAAGACATTAATTAGTGGATAACCACTTAATTAAGCGTGATATGAGCTTTGGAATTGGATTTAATTCGTCTCCAATTTCGAAAAGGATTAACATATACTCACCGATTCATAGTAAGTGATATTTTCgcatttttattttggtccaaaataagtgtcattTTCACATAATCAAGAATAAATTAACTTTAGTTTTTTAAACTTGTCCTTATTTACATATCTCAATATGTTAAGTTAACAATAAGAAAATTTTAATTAAGGCTAATTTAGTCAAAATACTTATTTGTTTTCTAGGAGTTAGTATTTTATTAAGGGGTATGCCAATGTTAGATTGATGAATAACCAGCTATGgcggaaaagaaaagaagaaaaccctagatagggtgagagagagagaggagagaaaatGAGTCGGTCAAAATAGCAAAGATCAGACCCTTCTATTTTTATTATCTGTGTTTATTTACATAATATGTGTGTATTTATATTTACACCCACAAATGTgcaaagaataaaagaaagaaaaactaaaaTATAAGTGGGTCGGGTATCCGGGTATTCTCTTATTATTTCTGGGCTAAGTGGCTAAGTCCATATCACAGTTAATACCCTCCCCTCCCCCCAAGCTGGAGGGTGAAAACACACCAAGCTTGCCAAGAATGATATGATGAAGCTGTCCACATAGAGCCTTGGTCATAATATCAGCTAGTTGGTTAGTACTAGAAACAAAATGCAAAGAGATAAGCCCAGAATTCAAACACTCATGAACATAATGtcaatcaatctcaatgtgcTTGGTACGCTCATGAAAAATTGGATTTTTAGCAATGTGAAGGGAAGCCTGACTATCACAATGGACTGGGACAGGAGTGCAAATAGGAAGACCAAGATCCCCAAGGAGTCTGACCAGCCATGAAATTTCAGCAGCAACCTTCCTTAGGGCCCTGTATTCAGCTTCAGCTGAAGACAATGAAATGATGGGTTGTTTCTTACTTTTTCAAGATATTGGGCTCCCCACCAAGTGTCACATAAAATCAGTAATAGATTTGCGAGAGATAGCACAAGAGGCCCAATCAAAATATGCCACAAGAGACAAGTCATAAGAGTTAGAGAGAAGAATACCCTGAGAGGGAGCAACCAACAAATATCTGAAAACATGTAAGCGAGCCATCATGTGAGGAACATGAGGCTTCTAAAGGAACTGGCTCAAATGTTGAACAGAAAAGGAGATATCTGCTCTAGTGTACTGCAGGAAATTGAGCTGCTAATTAGTCTTCTGTATAGACTGGGATCAGAGAGAGTGTCACCCATGTCTATAGTCAGTTTAACAGAAGGGTCCAAAGGAGTCATCACAGAAGAAAAATGATTGTAGTTGAACTCAGCAAGAAGATCAAAAGTATATTTATGCTGACTCATGATATAACCCTGAGGGGTCTTAGAGATCTCTGGACCTAAGAAATAGTGGACTAAACCCAAATCCTTGATCTTGAACTGATCATCCAAAAAAGACTTGAGAGATTGCAGTTCAGTGAGATCATCTCCAGCCAATaagatatcatcaacatagacagCCAATACCACTAAAGATCCAGAGGAGGATTTGGTGAAGAGAGAGTAATCATTGAGACTGAAAATGTAGCCCCTGGAGAGAAATGCCTCAAACAGTTTTGAAAACCACTGTATGGATACTTACCTAAGGCCATAGAGAGATTTCTTGAGCTTACAGACTAGAGGAGCTAAAGAAGAAGTAGAGCAGACATCAAGACCAGGAGACATTTTCATATAGACCTCCTCGTGGAGATCACTATATAGAAAGGCATTATTGACATCCAGCTGGTACACAGTCCAACCTTTCTTGATGGCAAAATTTAGGAGACATTTGATGGTGGTGAGCTTGATAATAGGGGAGAAGGTTTCAGTAAAATCTATGCCTTCCCTTTGAGTATCACCTCTAATAACCAACCTAGCCTTGTACCTTTCAATAGACCCATCTGCCCTCTGCTTAATCGTATAAACCTATTTTCAAGGAATTGCCTTCTTATTTTGGGGAAGAGGGACAATGTCCCAAGTCTGATTAGCCTCAAGAGCATGGAATTTTTTTAGCATGGACTCTTGCCATGCAGGATGACCTGCAGCCTGCTGGTAAAACTGAGGTTCATGCATGTGAGCTTCACTGGAGAAAATTTTAGATTGTGTAGAAGCAGGGTTGGAAATGACAGAGAAACGGACATAATCCTTAAGGTAAGAAGGTTGAATGATAGTTCTAGTGGACTTCTTTAAGGGAGGGGGGAGCAGAAATAGTGGAGATGGAAGCAGGAGAGTAAGGAATGGAAAGAGGGGAAACAAGAGGAGGTAAAGAGGAAGGAAAAAGAGGAGAATTGGGGAGAGGATCAGAATGGCTAGTAGAGGGAGTAACTATAGGAGGAGGAGTTGGGATATCCACAAAAGTGGGAGGTAACACATTGAGATGAGAAGAattagaagaagaataagaaaaagtGTGTTCATGGAATACCACATCTCTAGAATAAAAAATAGAGGAGTTAGACAAATTGAGAAATTTGTAACCTTTCTTACCATAGGGATAGCCTAAGAATATACATGCAATAGCTCTAGATTGGAACTTATCCCTGCCTACCTTAGGGGAAGTAGGAAAGCAGAGACAACCAAATGATCTTAAATGGTCATAGGAGGGTGGATGGCCATGAAGTTTTTTAAAATGGGAAAGTTTAAGGAGAAGTGGTAAAGACATCATGTTGATAAGGTATGTGGCAGTGAGGACACACTCCCCCCAAAATTTCAGTGGTAGTTTAGATTGAAACAGTAGGGCTCTTGAGACTTCTAAAAGATATTTGTGATTTCtttccacaacaccattttgttgtggagtttgGGGATGGAAGTTTGATGTAAAATGCCCTGAGAAGCAAAGAAACTGATGGCTTCAGAACTACTTCCAAGTTCAAAAGCATTATCTGATCTAAAAGTGTGTATTGAGGAATTGAAGTGAACTTTCACCATAGAAGTGAAAGCTTTAAGAATTGACAAAGCATTACTCTTGGAAGAAATAAGATGGGTCCAAGTGACTCTAGTAAAGTCATCAACTAAAGTGAGAAAATACCTAAAACCACTATAAGTTTTAGTGTTATAAGGACCCCAAATATCAATGTGAACTAGTTGAAAAGGTTTGGTAGAATGAATAGTACTATCATGAAAGGGAAGTCTTTATTGTCTAGCCATTGGACAAATTGAACATATAAAAGGTTGCTTAGTGGACACCTTGTTAGACAAAAAAGAAATGGACTGCATCTTATGAAAGGGCATGTGACATAATCTTTGATGCCAAAGTAGATCCATCTTATTAACAAGTAAAGTTTGATTACAACTAGGTGGAACAGTAACATGTAAAAGTGCAGTAACATGCTTATTACATGGAATTGAACCTACATAAAAAAACAGACTCATTACAAGTTGCATCAACAAAAGATGATATAGAAGAACTTGTGTTGGGGAATAGATCTCCATCTGGATGAAGATAGTAGAGCCTGCCATCAGCCTTACCAATTACCAGTAGCCTCTTCAGAGAAGGGCCCTGTAGAGAACAATGGAATTTGGTAAGAACTGCTATACAATTCAGCTGAGTAATAAGTTGATGAATAGAGATTaaattgaaatgaaaagatgATACTAGAAGGACATTAAGCAAAGTTATATCATGTCTTAGATACAAGGATCCAGTtgatatagccttaactttgtaTCCATTAGGTAGGGTGACAAGAAATAGTTTAGTTAAAGGCACAACATTGTGTAGCAAATATTTATGTGGAGTCATGTGATTAGTGGCCCCTGAATCCAAGATCCAAGTGTTTGGATTTGACTGTGAAGAAGCACATACATGAAGATCTACAGACACTACAGTATAGGCAGTAAACAAACCTGAAAAGTGAGCAAAAGAAGAATTGTCATCTGATTTGATAGGTGGAACAGCACCAGGAGAGACCTGGACTTGTTGAaatagagtgagaaggtgttgaTATTGCTCCTTTGTAAACCCATGAACTGTAGCAGAGTTACCAGGAGGCTGACTGAACTGAGAAGATGATTGAGGATAGGAAATATCACCTTGGACATAAGAAGCAGACTTCTTACTCTTGGTAAATTTGAAGTTAGGGGGAAAACCATGAAGCCTGTGGCATTTTTCCACTGTATGTCAAGGTTTCTTACTGTATTAGCATGATACTGTAGACACATTCTCCTTGGGTTCAAAATTGACTTTCTGAGTAAAACTTCTATTGTTGTTGTACTGAGTAGGGGTGACAGAGAAAGAAGTAGAATTCCCAAAAAAATTGGAAACATTGAAAAGAGACTCCTTTTGACTCTCATCCTATTGAAGGAAGGAGTAAGCCTTGCTTCTAGGAGGAAGAGGGTTCATCATCATGATGGCACTCTTAACAGTAGAGTAGGACTCATTCAACCCATTCAAGAACTGGAATAATTGCTGGCCCTCTATAAACTTTGGAAGTGCTCCATAGGAGCACACTGGACCAACATAAGAGGAGTTCAATTCATCCCATAAGCTTCTATGCTTATTGAAGTAGGTAGAAATTTCTGATGAACCCTGAGTGGTTGTACTAATTTCCCTTTGGATTTGAAGGTACTTTGACCCATTTAACTGACCAAATCTCTCATTAATGTATTTCCAGACTTCTCTTGCAGTCTTAAGACACATGACACTGGTGGCAATTTCTCTAGGCACATAATTAGTTATCCATGCTTTCACCATATCATTGCACCTTTTCCAGTATGAGTAATAAGGGAAATCTGGTGATGGTTGAGGGACTCTACCATCTAAGAGTCCTAACTTGTTCTTTGCAGACAAGGAGGTAAGCATACTGCTTCTCCATAGAACAAAACCACAGCCAGTAAAAGGCACAAACACCAGCTGACTACCAGGACTGTCAGACGGATGCACATATAAAAGATGGGATGGATCTATCGTGAAAGGAATAAAGCCCTCAGAGGTTGTACTACTAGGTGATCCTACGTTTTCCATACTACTACCCATACAATGAAGTTCAAGTTCAGTAAGTTGAAACAGAACAATTATCAACTGAACTAACACAATTTCTACACAAGTATTCTACATGCAATATCAGATTTATACGATTTTGGAGTTGAACAGGAAGGATATTACCAGCCTTCTTCtaaaacttgaagaagaacagTCTTCTCTGAATATAAAACCCTAGAAAATCGAATCTGAAGAGATTGCTGAGGAAAACCTTGGAAAACCAAAACTTCTAGCAATGCCAGACGATTGAAGAAGAAAGACGAGGAAATCTCCAAATCTTGATGGCAAAATCGTCGATTACCAGTTGTCTTCAATCAACCAGAGACGGAAATGAAAACGTCCAAAACTCTGAGCGAGGGTAACATCGGACTAAAGCTCATGAAGCGAGGAATCATAATtcctactctgataccatgttagatTGATGAAT
The sequence above is drawn from the Nicotiana tabacum cultivar K326 chromosome 13, ASM71507v2, whole genome shotgun sequence genome and encodes:
- the LOC142168029 gene encoding uncharacterized protein LOC142168029; the encoded protein is MENVGSPSSTTSEGFIPFTIDPSHLLYVHPSDSPGSQLVFVPFTGCGFVLWRSSMLTSLSAKNKLGLLDGRVPQPSPDFPYYSYWKRCNDMVKAWITNYVPREIATSVMCLKTAREVWKYINERFGQLNGSKYLQIQREISTTTQGSSEISTYFNKHRSLWDELNSSYVGPVCSYGALPKFIEGQQLFQFLNGLNESYSTVKMEKCHRLHGFPPNFKFTKSKKSASYVQGDISYPQSSSQFSQPPGNSATVHGFTKEQYQHLLTLFQQVQVSPGAVPPIKSDDNSSFAHFSGLFTAYTVVSVDLHVCASSQSNPNTWILDSGATNHMTPHKYLLHNVVPLTKLFLVTLPNGYKVKAISTGSLYLRHDITLLNVLLGPSLKRLLVIGKADGRLYYLHPDGDLFPNTSSIPCNKHVTALLHVTVPPSFDDFTRVTWTHLISSKSNALSILKAFTSMVKVHFNSSIHTFRSDNAFELGSSSEAISFFASQGILHQTSIPKLHNKMRADGSIERYKARLVIRGDTQREGIDFTETFSPIIKLTTIKCLLNFAIKKGWTVYQLDVNNAFLYSDLHEEVYMKMSPGLDVCSTSSLAPLVCKLKKSLYGLRGYIFSLNDYSLFTKSSSGSLVVLAVYVDDILLAGDDLTELQSLKSFLDDQFKIKDLGLVHYFLGPEISKTPQGYIMSQHKYTFDLLAEFNYNHFSSVMTPLDPSVKLTIDMGDTLSDPSLYRRLISSSISCSTLEQISPFLFNI